The window TCTATCTCTTAATCAATAGTCAACCACTTTGCTCGATGGCTGCTTAAACTCgatatatcaatatatcaacAAAATAGTAGAAGTGAATGCCATGATTATGTGTATACCTAAGATGTGTACAAATCGCCAAATTGGTCATAACCCACCCCCATCTATACATAGAGGGAAGAAATTATAGGCAGCAGTGGCGGATCCAAAAATTTCTAAGGTGGGGGGCATGATTACTTACCTTAGACGCCTGCAGCAAAAACGTAACCGGAATTCTGCACTACTAACAGCATAAAAAACCCATACTTGTACAGCAAAACAACTACAATTCTGCAAtaataaacaacaataacaacataAAACCagcaacaaaaaaacaaaaacagcaAAATTAGTAACAAAAAACAGCAATTCAGCATCAAATAACAGcaacaaaacaaaatgtaaGCAAgaaaaaaatagctaaaaaaCATTGTTTCTTTCATTAAACCATGTTAAAAGAAGTTACAAACTACAATTAGACAAgtaaaaaattacataattcAACAACCATTCACAAATTATATAGTATTACATTACTACTTATACCCTAACTCCTACTAACAAACTTCATAGCAAATTTTCAATCGAACTTTTATCATTCCACAATTCAAATAATTCTGccctaataataaataaaatgcttcatatttttaaatagctttaaaaaaaaaaaaaaaaaaaaaagagctagGGTTTATAATATTGACCTTTGACTTAATGTTGTATACTGTAGTGAAGAAGGGGATTGAGAAATTGTCTATGTGCTTGTGAATTGGAAACAAATATGTGGCATGGAAATAGACAGACTGTCACGTGACTTGTTTGTGGTGATACTTGATAGAGTTTGTAGGGAAAACAGAATCGTCGGTGCcggatgaaaaaaaaaaaccgaccGGATGCGATACTCGAACCGTTCGGAGTGGGGCATGTCAACCCGATACAATATCAGTAACTATATTggggtgagtacggttcggtttgaGTCGGATTTTGATTAAAACTGaaaaccgaaccgttataattcggtttttgaaaactaaaaccgttgggtttcggttttttcggtttctgTTTTTCGGTTTTGGTCTATTTCAATTCagtttttcggttttagtcgaTTTTTAACCACTTGCggtttgggtcaaattgagtttgaaaagtttatttatatcttttacgcattttttaattatataattattaaagcGAATCAATCTTATTGTGTATTTTCACTGAAAACATAGTAaatgatattttatatatatctaaaaatgcaaatatattaacatatttaccaaaaattaataataaaatggtatatatataaaataatgtaaacaatatatatttttggttcggttcagtttttcattagaaaccaaaaccaaaccataatttttggattttagaaaaccaaaaccaatggtttttggttttttcggttcggaTTTTTCGATTTTCAtggtttttttgatttttggttcggtttttgttcactcctaactatatctatatacttaaaagtgattagttttgaatttaaattCTACCTCTATAAATACAATGTTTCACACTAATATCAACtagttttgtatctatatttcACAACTTGCACATCTATTTTTCAAAGCATCAATAGCAAGTAATATCCCTTATCAAGTTATACAAGTTTTGATAATTATTCTTGAAAAATAGCTATTTTTATCATGTCGGGTTTCGGATTTTGGGCATAATTTTATTTCTGATGGAGTTCTTGATAAAGTACCCCATAGATATCGGGTCGGTTCGAGTAGCAAATTTCTTATCGGGTTCAAGTTCGGATTTAGGTTTCACACTATCCGCTCAAAACCCAACCCCAAATCCATGTGTGTATGAATTGTTAGTAAGATTGGGAGTTTAGAAATTTTGGATTGTGGGCTTAGGGAACTTTATCAATATTTGGTAACAatgtatataaaagtaaaaacactTTAAAGTGTAAATAATGGTAATTACGCTTTCTTTTACCCTTTTACTCTGtgctatctaccaataaactaaaacatatcgattaattgaaatttgaaaatatattttagtgTCAAGCCCATGCCCATCTCCTACATTAATCATGGTCTTACTTTTCATTTCACCAGCCCAAGGTTTACCCCACCTGATATATGTCTTTTGGCCCAATACCTTGGATGTGACAGTAACAATTAAAATCCACAGTTGAGTTCATGTAGAAAAAAAACTAGTTAGAAGATAATAAAAACAAGTGTTTATGTTATACGAGTATAGATCAGGGAACAAAGTACTATTGATTTCTTTTAATCCCATCAAGGACAAGTTATGAGGGAGGTAATTCTAATTTACttttattacatgaatgttTTAAAACATATACGCAACAAAAATGTTAAGATTTTATGTTTGAttacttcttttcttttataatttcaaATAGAATGACAAAAAATTTATGGATATATATTACTCAAAAATCGAAGGAAGTTACAATTCTTGCACGATGTTATCTTTAACGGTTGCAGCAGATTCTTTGCCTAATAATCCGATAGTGTCTTGAATCATTGATGTCAAATAGAGATGAGACGAGCCTCCTTCATCCATCGCTCTTTTTGCCATTTCCCCAAGCGCTTTAGCTCTCTTCCTTCTTGCTTCTCCTTCCTCTCCTTCGCTCATTATACATTCCACTGCGATCTTGACATTTTCTTTTGTCACGAAAGATCCCACCTTGTCTTGCTCCCCAATTAGAACAGGCACTTCCACACCAATTTTCACTCCAATTTTCAAAACGTCTACTATAAACCGTTCATTTATAAATTGGTCTGCAAAATGTGGCCATGTAACCATAGGAACTCCTGCAGTTACCCCTTCTAGAGTCGAGTTCCATCCACAATGTGTTATGAAACCACTAACGGCATGGTGTGACAAAATCAAAACTTGTGGTGCCCATCCACGGACTATAAGCCCTCTATCTTTCACCCTTTCTTCATACCCTTCTTCTAAGAACCATTTCTCTAGTTCCTCAGTTGTTTGCCTTATGCACCATATAAAGGATACTTTTGATGACTCTAATCCCAAACCGACCTCAATGTTTTGTTTGGTGGAAGCACGAGCTAGACTTCCTAAGCAAACAAATATTACAGAACTTGGTTCTTCCCTTGAGTCCAACCATTTTATGCAATCTTGTTGGTCAATTGCAGCCTTGGATCCTCTCTCTGCTTTATCTTGTAAACTTTGGTTGCATAGTGAAACCGGGCCAATACAccatacttttttgtttttcacctTTGCAAACTCGTCAACATAGTAAGGCTCCAACTCCCTAAAGCTATTAACCACAATCCCATTCGCAGCTTCCTCCGCTTTTAGTACAGTTTCAAAGAACCCCGCTGTTTCCTTCGTGTCTCTAGCCCCCCAACCCGAAGCCTGCACTTTGGTTAGTTCAATGTGGTCAGGAATGCCGGGTAGCACAAAGTACTCGGAATCAGAGACGATTTTCTCCAATAGATTAGTATGCATGGCCATATGTATGCATAGGAATGTGAAACAACCCGGTCCATGGAAAACAAGCCTTGGAATATTTAGCTTTCGAGCTAAATCACCTGTCCAAGGAAAAAGATTATCAGAAATGATGCAACTTGGAGCCGGAGTTAGCCCCTTGAGCATCTTTTCGGCAGGTTCCTCTAGCATTCCTGCAGCTTCAAACAGTTTCAAAAAAAGTGGTGCTGATTGAATCATATCAAAGTTTTCACATCCTTCGGGCAAACCAACTTCGACAGATGGGAATCTGAGTTCAAGAAGTTGAATCTTGAGCTTCTCATCATCTTTTGCACGAGCAATGACCGGTTTGAAACGGTTGGCATTAACAGGAGTTGTGATAATTGTAACTATACAACCTCGTTGGGCTAGTAGTCGTGCTATATCGACTATGGGTATCATATGGCCTTGGGCCATTAGAGGAAACAAGACAAAATGAAGATCTGAGGGATGTGAAGCCATTGTTTTCCAAAAGATAGCTTATTAGGTTGGTTTCTTGTGAACTATTGTGaagattatgtatatatatatatacatatatatgtttatctcATAGGAAGTATTTTGCAAGAGTCACCTCATGTTATGCATGTGGATGATATGTTTCCATGCCCCCTTTCCTGATGTTTCTGTAGTCCACCAATTCCAATATCTTTTACTTCATATGTCCAAAAACATACTACTATTTTAATACGATAAATCCCTCTTTCGGCCTTTTCTTCATATGATATATGTTACTCAGAAATGCAATCTTTCATGGGTTAATTTTAAGTCGTGTAATAATACTGTCTTTGATGGTGTATGGTGTTTCGAGTATTTGGGATTCGTCTAATACATAAGTTTTACTGCATATATATAccttataaattataatgtcaaaaatatatgGTATATATGTTACAcaaaaatctcatcaagttaCAATTCTTGCACGATGTTATTTTGAACTGGTGTAGCAGAGTCTTTGCTAAATATACACTCGACTGCAATCAAACTAATCTAGCTTGTCATGATAACTCCCAACTAGTCTTGCCATCGGACGAGAAATAATTTCCAATCAATTAATGTTCAAAATTTAAGGAAATAGAGCATTTTAATTGTTCAGCatatatttccatatataaagaaAGATACATCTTCAACCATGTATTTACTTAAAAAAGAACCGTGTATCACTTATTCTTtcctttgaattttttttttcttgcgtTCCCACGCACTAGGGTGGCGGCGGCGAATGGGGGTCTGGGTGGGGGGTGTTAATAAAAAGTACTTACATGAATAACTTGAAACATGTAGGCTACTGTATTTGCTATGCTAGATTGTTTCCCGACCttttataaatactaataatagaatgataaaaaaaaaaattatgctatatatatatatatataaattttaaagtaagGTAACTCCCAATGTTGTATTTAAAAGGTTATGAGTATAGTACGTATGTTACTAAAATCGAAACAAGGTACAATTCTTGCGCGATGATATCTTGAACGGTTAGTCTTTGCATAACAATCCTATAAGTCATTTCCCCAAGCTCTTGTGGGGaaaggagggggggggggaggaATAAGAAGtacttgtaatgattgctatgCTAGATTGtttcctttcttttataaatacaaataatagGATGATAAAAATATATGGTATATATAAAATCTAAAGTAAGTAACCCTCAACGTCGTATTCTATGGGTTACGAGTATAGTACATATGTTACTAAAAATCGAAACAAGTTACAATTCTTGCACGATGTTATCTTGAACGGTTGCAGAGTCTTTGCATAATAATCCTATAGTGTCTTGAATCATTGATGTCAAACCGAGGTGAGACGAGCCCCCTTCCTCCATCGCTCTTTTTGCCATTTCCGCAAGCTCTGTAGCTCTCTTTCTTCTTGCTTCTCCTTCCTCTTCTTTGCTCATTATACATTCCACTGCGATCTCGACATTTTCTTTTGTCACGATAGTGCCCAACTTATCTTGCTCTCCAACGAGAACAGGTGCCTCTACACCGATTTTCACTCCAATTTTCAAAATGTCTACTATAAATCTTTCATTTATAAATTGGTCTGCAAAGTGTGGCCATGTAACCATAGGAACTCCCGCAGTTACCCCTTCCAGAGTCGAGTTCCATCCACAATGTGTTATGAAACCACTAACGGCATGGTGTGACAAAATCAAAACTTGTGGTGCCCATCCGCGGACTATAAGCCCTCTATCTTTCACCCTTTCTTCATACCCTTCTTCTAAGAACCATTTCTCTAGTTCCTCAGTTGTTTGCCTTATGCACCATATAAAGGATGCTTTTGATGACTCTAATCCCAAACCGACCTCAATGTTTTGTACGGTGGAAGTACGAGCTAGACTTCCTAAGCAAACAAATATTACAGAACTTGGTTCTTCCCTTGAGTCCAACCATTTTATGCAATCTTGTTGGTCAATTGATGCCTTGGATCCTCTATCCGCTTTATCTGAGAAACTTTTGTTGCATAGTGAAACCGGGCCAATGCACCATACGTTTTTGCTTTTCACCTTTGCAAACTCTTCAACATAGTAAGGCTCCAACTCCTTAAAACTGTTAACCACAATCCCATCAGCATCTTCCTCCGCTTTTCTCACAGTTTCAAAGAAACCCCCGGTTTCCTTCGTGTCTCTAGTCCCCCAACACATAGCCTGCACTTTGGTTAGTTCAATATGGTCAGGAATGCCAGGGAACACAAAGTACTCCGAATCAGAGACGACGACGATTTCATCTAATACATTAGTGTTCAGTGCAATATGTATGCATAGGTACGTAAAACACCCCGGTCCATGGAATGTAAGCCTTGGGATATTAAGCTTTCGAGCTAACTCGCCTGTCCAAGGCAACAGATTATCAGAAATGATGCAACTTGGAGCTGGATTTAGCCCGTTGAGCATCTTTTCTGCGGGTTCCTTGAGCATTCCTGCAGCTTCAAATAATTTGATAAAAAGTAGTGCTGATGGAATCATGTCGAAATTTTCACATCCTTCAGGTAAACCAACTTTGGAAGAAGGTAATGTGAGCTCAAGAAGTTGAATCTTGAGCTTGTCATCATCTTTTGCACGAGCAATAACCGGTTTGAAACGGTTGGCATTAACAGGAGTCGTGATTATTGTAACCGTGCAACCACGTTGGGCTAGTAGTCGTGCTATATCGACTATGGGTATCATATGGCCTTGGGTCATTAGAGGAAACAAGACAAAATGAAGGTCTGAGGGATGTGAAGCCATTGCTTTTCCAAAAGATAGCTTAATTAATATTGGTTTCAAGCTTGtgacactatatatatattatgaagatacctatgtgtatatgtatatatgtttatcttCACCTCATGTTATGCATGTGGATGATATATATGCATCCATTTTCCTGATATTTCTGTAGTTCACCAATTTCAATATCTATTTTTTTGATACGTTCAAAAACATACGACTTTGAATAATtgtcacacacaaaaaaataaaattctgcCTTTGTCTTCATGAAAACACTCTATACTAAATGTTGTTATTTTGGATCCTAATGCATAAGTTTTACTgcttatattcctttttaatTTCATGGTACTATTTCTAagttaacattttctttttactaCGAATATGGGGTGCTATTTTAATTAGTATTCCCGAAAGGGACCATGTTAGAATTGGGCAGGGGCGAAACCCACTGCCCGAAAGCCCATTATAATTAGAAACTCCCCGGATCAAACGTGATGGGACCTTCGGTACCCACTTCTCCCCTTCATTTTTCATGACACTTGTTGAGCTAACTGACAAGGGCTTCTAAGTTGCgttttgtttttggattttgtaGATGAGGTCAAATCGGTTACGTCTCTAATTTCTCCAAGTTTACAATGACAATTATTAAGTATTAATGGCGATGAAGACAGGATTTAGAACGAGAGTTGACTTGACtccatcaattttttttttaaaaaaaatttatcgtattattattatttattgttattcaaCAAAGTAATTGAAACTGGAATGATCGAATAGCAAACCACTTTGGTCGATGGcttcttttaaattgtatatatattagttaacgAAGTAAATGAAATGAATAGTAAACTATCTTTGTTTGTTACCTGCCTgtcttctcttctttttttttaatttgcatATTACTCTAATTTTTTTCCCTTTGTGCTATATCTTTAAATATAGTTCCAAAATACTAAAATGAAAATTCACATTATGAGAgaaattcaaattaaaatagaaatttgGTGTATATGTTGAAATAACCATGTTTTActgtaaaaaatattttcagtttataccaaatatatgcatcatatgatgcatgcatatatatgttaGCGACGCTcttaataaagaaaagaaaaataaactatTGCTCTTTTGCAAGTTGCAACAATATGTCCAAATATATATGATCATGAAAATTTATAGTGTCTTGTATATGAAAGTCTAAATGGTGGTGGACTGGGCCAAATTCGGACCAGACGAAGCTTCACGAGGCCGGTCCCCACTTGTTAATCAGTCCTGCTTAAAAGGTAAGTGAAATTGAGATGAGTAGTGAAATTATTCACCAAAGTAGAGAAATATGGggtcattttattattattattattattattattattattattattattattattattattattattattattattattattattattattattataacttattattattattattattataacatcACTTTTATTGAAActtcaaaaaatttacaaaaaattagTGAGAGGCGCGATACTATTTGGGCCccactttattattattattattatattttgtttcattttaattaagCTTGAGACTGAAAGGTTTTTAGTTCAAATCTTGATGtaaacaaaatgttcacaaGAAGAGAAAAATGGTTTCTTAGCGTGAGATTTGTCTATAATTGAAGTTAGATATATGAAGAAACATAAAGGCCGTTTACCctaaatttattatttgaaaagataaataaaaattgttagatataataaaatattagaataGTACGTATATGTACACAGCGAAGGACAACTACCCCATGTGAATAATATGTGATGTTCATTTCaatatttgtttacttttttgGTATTGGTTTGTCTATTTGTGTGGGAACATAAGGcatagttttaacttttaagtacGTGTTCCAATTTTCGGGATATTATTACAAATGTAACGTGGATATAGTGTGGTGTTAATGTGGCATATCATTTTAGTGTGGTTGTGCGACTATCACTAATTTTTTAACggggaaaaaagaaaatgatgataactatatggtgatattaaacaaatatatgtaaAGAAAATGAACGGTTAAAACTAATCTAAAATGATATTATTTGACattatatataaaccaaaaaaaaaagaacattacGGGGTATATGTGTGATTTTACATATTAAAAGTTGTAGACTTTAGTAGATAGCTTTTAAGACTAGTGTTTTGTTTAagaattttgtttcaaaataaaaaataaagctaACAAAGCCTTCGACAGAAGAAGAGTTTTTCATccaaattaaaagttaaagctaTTTAAAAACTCATTGAAAAAAACACACCGAAATGATTAGAGATTTGGGggtatatgtgtaattttacaaattaaaagttGTAGACTTTAGTAGATAGCTTATAAGACTAGcgttttgtttaaaaattttgtttcaaacaaaaattaaagCTAACAAAGCTTTCGATAGAAAAATAGTTTTAAGTTAAAGCTATTTaaaaactcattaaaaaaaacacaccacCCTACATATATTTGATCAAAGTTCCTAAATCGAATATGGCTTACAGCTAAGAGTCGAAGGactttatttttcttgtcaGTCACGGTAGGAAAACTACAAAAACCTTTTTGTCCATCAATTTGTTACCACAATAACATGTTTACTGGTTCAAGATTGATTGGTTGAAGAATATATGTTTCTATATTTATAATgttatgtaagttttttttaggttagtagaatattaattatatatcattactaGTGTTTAGACCTGTTTAATGGACGAGTAGTTTCAAGATTTagaaatcttataataattgtggaaaaaaaaatatatgaccaatatcacaacttaatgaatacgaaagctaaagaagaaacatatgaaaattaactccatataaacattgattccagtttaccccttttttcaactttagttaaataaaaagaaaaaaaaaagtgtatgaccaatatcacaatttaatgaatacgaaaactaaagaaaaaacatatgaaaattaactccatataaatattgattttagtttaCCCTCTTTttaagagaaacaaaaagtgtaaagtaCACAAAGTCGTatatgatggttaacatgtgttgacttaagagataataataacaataacataaattcaatgttaaattataataataataataataataataataataataataataataataataataataataattaaatatgaacaaagtatataaataaaaaaacctttttggtagtcgatcatagcttctttttttttgttgtaggtttttttttagggttgagaatatgtggGAGTTTTTTCTAagtggtatatatatagttaataataataataaagatttttttataaaatgtttttattaaaggtcggtcattctttattagataaatatttaaaaaaaataaaggattaataaggatgaaGTATTAAGCTAAAGAAGGAGATTAaaggtgtcaagtgtacccccaatcCCCTCTTTTGGTtatattactagattttagacccctGTCTGATACTTAACACGggttttatgatattatcaatattagatatattcatatatttagcATGTAGAAGCTTCTAACTTGAAATTTGATACACATTAAAAAAGCCACCATTctattgaaataataataagttgaCGGAGAAATGTTTGCTAAATGAAtactaaataagaaaatataatgaaaaagaGAACTAAGTAATGTAACAGTGGAAAATAATTGGAAGAATGTAATCATTATAGAATGTAATGTAATACTTTTGTTTGCCCTTAACTTTTGTTAATTGTCATTGCGAAAGAAACAACCAACGAGAATTGTCTTCTATGAAACCTGAACGGGATTCGTTGATCCGGATCAGCTTCATTCTCGGGATGTAAGTTTTGTACCCATGTTGTTGTCAGATATCACTTCCGCTTCAATCACATGCTTTCCTAATCTTGTAATACCTCAATTCGTTCCATTGCATAACCCGTTTGGCCGGTCTATATTGAGAAGTAACATCACAGGTACGCCTTCCTTTAGAACCAACTTGTGGTTTGGGATTCCCGAAACTTTGAACCCGTTTAGGATTTCCGGCGCATACAAAGACTGTTCGAAGTTTGAACTCGTCAATGAACTCTAACTGTCAAATGTTGTCTGAGCTGAAGTATGTATGCTCGTTGCCTTTTATCTTCGATAGTGTACGTATCTGTTGAATAGTATGCCTCTCTATAGTTTTGTTCCATACATGTGAATGCCTCTGTATAGTTTTGCCttttaaatacttttaattaattacattaatttatctaaaaatttagatgatgacatcatcaaaaatcaatttaataaaattgaacgatttgattggttaataaccCATTAGTTCTATAAATCAAGATAACATAGATAGATTATCATTTAGTTTTTCACGCTAAAGTGTTCGTGAGGTATTGGTTATGATTCATATAATGATCAATCATCATCATTCAATTTTTAGGGAGTTTTAAGAAACTTGTGTTCAATAACTAGATATATCATAAGCAGTGCCGGAAACACTAGTCAAAACCCAATAGTCATAtgtttgatatataattaagaCGGGGAATccaagattaagtatctaagttagttacttttacattttttttattgtgtcaatataattttcatttgatttattgtatgtaactaaccctTTAAATTAATCgatttatgtataatttttatgttgaccaattaaaaaaattcaaaattctacctgacaacttatatggtttgtcacgtatacacttttataTCAATAGTTTAAATAGTTTAATTTAGTAGTTTAGTCACATCCAATGAACAAAATGAAAGTTGCATTCacaataaaaaaggaaaaatgattaatcctcttaaaagAATGGCCTAAAAATTCTCCTGACTATTAGATGTAGTCAATTTGGCAAAATTAGTGAGTGAGACtaattagaaaagagaattagctaatggataacacatgtcaccttcttatacttttaaaaggatttttatgtTAATCGTTAAGAGGATTGATCCTTTTcgataacaaaaatataaaaattacttATACCCCAAATAGTTATCCCTAATTAAGACATACGAGCATgatacccgtgcaatgcggcggcagtagTGGAGAAGGCGGGctgctttattagggattttgggtagttacgtaaaaaaaaaaaacagaaaaagaccaaaggcaaataaggtatttcaaagataGAAATATTTAATAAGGGGGTGGGAGTTTGCTTGGCGGctggtaacccgaccacctttttggtaacccgaccagactTTTTGCAACGACCCTGACAGGGGGCCCGCTTTTATTCTGCcatatttaccattatagaTATGGGGGCCcgcatttttttcactttttgcagcgactctcgctgcaaaaagtagtagtagtcgagataccaaaaagtAGTGGTGGGGATATGGGGAGCGATTATTAAAGAGTAGAAATTAAGTTTGTGTAGACACGTATGCATAATTCATAATTGTCTTGTCTTGTAATGAAGGAAGAGTCAGAGTAGGCAACTTAGGTTGGATGTGACTAGTGATAGAAAAATGGCAATCACATACTAACTTGTTCAAAAACTTA is drawn from Erigeron canadensis isolate Cc75 chromosome 9, C_canadensis_v1, whole genome shotgun sequence and contains these coding sequences:
- the LOC122581318 gene encoding UDP-glycosyltransferase 73E1-like, whose product is MASHPSDLHFVLFPLMAQGHMIPIVDIARLLAQRGCIVTIITTPVNANRFKPVIARAKDDEKLKIQLLELRFPSVEVGLPEGCENFDMIQSAPLFLKLFEAAGMLEEPAEKMLKGLTPAPSCIISDNLFPWTGDLARKLNIPRLVFHGPGCFTFLCIHMAMHTNLLEKIVSDSEYFVLPGIPDHIELTKVQASGWGARDTKETAGFFETVLKAEEAANGIVVNSFRELEPYYVDEFAKVKNKKVWCIGPVSLCNQSLQDKAERGSKAAIDQQDCIKWLDSREEPSSVIFVCLGSLARASTKQNIEVGLGLESSKVSFIWCIRQTTEELEKWFLEEGYEERVKDRGLIVRGWAPQVLILSHHAVSGFITHCGWNSTLEGVTAGVPMVTWPHFADQFINERFIVDVLKIGVKIGVEVPVLIGEQDKVGSFVTKENVKIAVECIMSEGEEGEARRKRAKALGEMAKRAMDEGGSSHLYLTSMIQDTIGLLGKESAATVKDNIVQEL
- the LOC122581585 gene encoding UDP-glycosyltransferase 73E1-like; the encoded protein is MASHPSDLHFVLFPLMTQGHMIPIVDIARLLAQRGCTVTIITTPVNANRFKPVIARAKDDDKLKIQLLELTLPSSKVGLPEGCENFDMIPSALLFIKLFEAAGMLKEPAEKMLNGLNPAPSCIISDNLLPWTGELARKLNIPRLTFHGPGCFTYLCIHIALNTNVLDEIVVVSDSEYFVFPGIPDHIELTKVQAMCWGTRDTKETGGFFETVRKAEEDADGIVVNSFKELEPYYVEEFAKVKSKNVWCIGPVSLCNKSFSDKADRGSKASIDQQDCIKWLDSREEPSSVIFVCLGSLARTSTVQNIEVGLGLESSKASFIWCIRQTTEELEKWFLEEGYEERVKDRGLIVRGWAPQVLILSHHAVSGFITHCGWNSTLEGVTAGVPMVTWPHFADQFINERFIVDILKIGVKIGVEAPVLVGEQDKLGTIVTKENVEIAVECIMSKEEEGEARRKRATELAEMAKRAMEEGGSSHLGLTSMIQDTIGLLCKDSATVQDNIVQEL